One region of Manduca sexta isolate Smith_Timp_Sample1 chromosome 25, JHU_Msex_v1.0, whole genome shotgun sequence genomic DNA includes:
- the LOC115440775 gene encoding mutS protein homolog 5: MQHPSRDLSTLKLRQDVVAFFMRSQSDSMLRNICSSLRFIKNVNGMLAKIKALSAKPYQWKSLYNTLYNAVLICEICENGGDSSEFLVKLASCDNKKLYEMALYMNRIIDFDLSKSEGKFTVKAGVDPDLDRKKQTMASLHGLMSETAKVELERLPPFIEECTMVYMPHLGYLLGVKAWADNLTPQQKELPAMKFMFQNNDYIHYKSAGCEELDVMIGDTYPEIVAHETRIMMRLTTIIMENLHTLASVIDMCAELDW; encoded by the exons ATGCAGCACCCAAGCCGTGATCTATCAACCCTGAAGCTCCGGCAGGACGTGGTCGCATTCTTTATGAGGTCTCAAAGCGACTCCATGCTCAGGAATATTTGCTCGTCGCTCAGGTTTATTAAGAATGTCAAT GGTATGTTAGCAAAAATTAAGGCATTGTCAGCGAAACCGTATCAATGGAAATCTCTATACAAT ACATTGTACAATGCTGTGTTGATTTGCGAGATTTGTGAAAACGGGGGCGATTCTAGTGAATTTCTTGTTAAACTAGCTTCGTGTGACAATAAGAAACTGTATGAG ATGGCGTTATACATGAACAGGATCATCGACTTCGATCTCTCTAAATCTGAAGGAAAATTTACAGTTAAAGCGGGAGTTGACCCTGATCTTGATAGAa AAAAACAAACCATGGCAAGCCTACACGGTCTAATGTCTGAGACAGCTAAAGTGGAACTGGAGCGTCTCCCCCCGTTCATTGAGGAATGCACGATGGTGTACATGCCACACCTGGGGTACCTGCTAGGCGTTAAGGCCTGGGCTGATAACCTCACGCCGCAACAGAAAGAACTACCCGCCATGAAGTTTATG TTCCAAAACAACGATTACATACACTACAAGAGCGCTGGTTGTGAAG AGTTAGACGTGATGATAGGCGACACTTACCCTGAGATAGTGGCGCACGAAACCCGGATAATGATGCGGCTCACCACCATCATCATGGAGAACTTGCACACGCTCGCCAGCGTCATCGACATGTGTGCTGAACTTGACTGGTGa